A stretch of Syntrophales bacterium DNA encodes these proteins:
- the pcaC gene encoding 4-carboxymuconolactone decarboxylase → MEKKRYEEGLAVRKAVLGDEYVEKSLRSANDFTRPMQELVTEYCWGEIWTRPGLDRKTRSFLNLAMLTALNRPHEIRLHVRGALNNGVTREEMMEVFMQSAIYCGVPAALDAMGVAREVFAEIDGGK, encoded by the coding sequence ATGGAAAAGAAACGCTATGAAGAGGGGCTGGCCGTCAGGAAGGCCGTTTTGGGGGACGAATACGTAGAAAAGTCGCTGCGCTCGGCCAATGACTTTACCCGTCCGATGCAGGAGCTGGTGACCGAATACTGCTGGGGCGAGATATGGACGAGACCCGGCCTCGACCGCAAAACCAGAAGCTTTCTCAATCTTGCCATGCTTACGGCTCTGAACCGCCCGCATGAAATCAGACTGCACGTGCGGGGGGCGCTCAACAACGGCGTCACCAGAGAGGAAATGATGGAGGTCTTCATGCAGAGCGCCATCTACTGCGGGGTTCCCGCCGCGCTTGATGCGATGGGAGTCGCCCGGGAGGTCTTTGCGGAAATTGACGGCGGGAAATGA
- a CDS encoding AAA family ATPase: protein MDTATILQLNEAARAQGRSLQRRRYVYQSILDDTGKHQIGLVGPRGSGKTVILKQLLVHFPDTACYLSLDAVEIDGLFQTIQVLQEKYKFTLFLVDEIHYEKQYARELKKVYDFLNVRVVFSSSVALSLQETAYDLSRRVKLVAINPFSFREYLYFTRGLELPTLSIAQLLEQQWDAAHIRQEIHFDNFIKGGLFPFALDEPDILPLMGNILDKIITSDIPLIGRLLTDEIPILRRMMRFIGSSPPDGINYSSLSNNLKITKYKAEQYTQLLEQAFVLKRVMPAGTNVMKEPKILMRLPYRLLFQPFDSAIGALREEFFAEMMIAKGMSFNYLKSTRGAKTPDYLVQSETESYVIEIGGPGKGREQFKGFKGKKNLILAQGNEITGIKRPLFLIGF from the coding sequence ATGGATACTGCAACAATTCTCCAACTGAATGAAGCTGCCCGGGCGCAAGGAAGGAGCCTGCAACGCCGGCGGTATGTCTATCAGAGCATTCTCGACGATACGGGCAAACACCAGATAGGCCTTGTCGGGCCTCGCGGCTCCGGGAAGACCGTCATTCTGAAACAGCTTCTGGTCCACTTTCCCGATACTGCCTGCTATCTATCGCTTGATGCCGTAGAGATAGACGGCCTCTTTCAGACCATTCAGGTCCTCCAGGAAAAGTACAAATTCACGCTCTTCCTCGTTGATGAGATTCATTATGAAAAACAGTACGCGCGGGAGTTGAAAAAAGTATACGACTTCCTGAATGTGCGCGTCGTTTTTTCCAGTTCCGTCGCCCTGTCGCTGCAGGAAACCGCTTACGATCTATCCAGAAGGGTAAAACTGGTCGCCATCAACCCCTTCAGCTTCCGGGAATACCTCTATTTCACCAGGGGACTTGAACTGCCCACACTTTCTATCGCGCAGCTTCTGGAGCAGCAATGGGATGCAGCCCATATTCGCCAGGAGATTCATTTTGATAACTTTATCAAAGGCGGGCTTTTCCCCTTCGCGCTTGATGAGCCAGACATTTTACCGCTCATGGGAAACATCCTTGATAAAATCATTACCAGCGACATTCCCTTGATCGGCCGGCTTCTGACAGACGAAATTCCCATTTTGCGCAGGATGATGCGTTTTATAGGTTCTTCGCCGCCGGACGGTATCAATTATTCGTCGCTCTCGAACAACTTGAAGATCACCAAATACAAGGCAGAGCAGTATACGCAGCTACTGGAACAGGCATTTGTGTTGAAACGCGTCATGCCTGCCGGAACGAATGTCATGAAAGAGCCGAAAATCCTGATGCGTCTGCCCTATCGGCTCTTGTTTCAGCCCTTTGACAGTGCAATCGGCGCTCTCCGGGAAGAGTTTTTCGCTGAAATGATGATCGCCAAAGGCATGTCATTCAACTATCTTAAATCAACACGGGGAGCAAAAACCCCTGACTACCTGGTGCAGTCCGAAACTGAATCCTATGTCATCGAAATCGGCGGACCAGGCAAGGGACGCGAACAGTTCAAGGGATTCAAGGGCAAGAAAAATCTGATTCTTGCCCAGGGCAACGAAATCACCGGAATAAAGCGCCCTCTTTTCCTGATAGGTTTTTAA
- a CDS encoding 2Fe-2S iron-sulfur cluster-binding protein, whose product MQLELIIERFDPQINDAPYCQTFTVDWERHETVLDVLLKARRQDPALAFRRSCRSGICGSCAMQIGNISRLACQTLVREVTGDGGELEIKPLPGFRQLKDLVVDLEPFFEALKRVLPWVITGPHHDGLISPEVSARIEPPATCILCGVCDAAIPQNGPVTSAALVKNVRLAVDPRDALGSERMKSAGLTEEGLQTFRELLANICPKGIKLPPVVQE is encoded by the coding sequence ATGCAACTCGAGTTAATTATTGAGCGGTTCGATCCGCAGATCAATGACGCGCCTTACTGTCAGACATTCACCGTTGACTGGGAGCGACACGAGACCGTGCTGGATGTGTTGCTGAAAGCGAGGCGTCAGGATCCGGCGCTGGCCTTTAGACGCTCCTGCCGCAGCGGCATCTGCGGCTCCTGCGCCATGCAGATTGGAAACATTTCCCGTCTGGCCTGCCAGACGCTGGTAAGAGAGGTGACAGGCGACGGGGGTGAGCTTGAAATCAAGCCGCTGCCGGGGTTCCGTCAGCTCAAGGATCTGGTTGTGGACTTGGAGCCGTTCTTCGAGGCGCTGAAGCGAGTGCTGCCCTGGGTCATTACCGGACCGCACCATGACGGGCTAATTTCCCCTGAGGTTTCGGCGAGGATTGAGCCTCCCGCAACCTGCATCCTGTGCGGCGTGTGCGATGCCGCGATTCCTCAGAACGGTCCGGTTACTTCCGCTGCCCTGGTGAAAAACGTGCGGCTGGCGGTTGATCCCCGGGATGCCTTGGGGAGCGAGAGAATGAAGAGTGCCGGCTTGACCGAGGAGGGACTGCAAACATTTCGGGAACTGCTGGCAAATATTTGCCCCAAGGGTATCAAGTTGCCACCCGTGGTACAGGAATAA
- a CDS encoding DJ-1/PfpI family protein: MEARKQTGIVVFKDVEVLDYCGPFEVFSVTRLNEQLRREEPSPFNVFLVAETKSTLVTSGGMKVCPDYSFDDCPPLDILVVPGGWGTRAEMNNERLLGWLAERAKQVETLASVCTGALLLGKAGLLDGKRATTHWRSLAWMQELFPETRVERHLHFVEDGNLFTSAGISAGIDMSLKVVARHFGDAIARATARQMEYPFPESDARRISID, encoded by the coding sequence ATGGAGGCAAGAAAGCAGACAGGCATAGTTGTTTTCAAGGATGTGGAGGTGCTCGATTACTGCGGCCCCTTCGAGGTCTTTTCCGTGACCCGCTTAAACGAGCAGCTCCGTCGGGAAGAACCCTCGCCATTCAATGTTTTTCTTGTGGCCGAGACGAAAAGCACCCTCGTCACTTCCGGGGGGATGAAGGTCTGCCCGGACTACTCATTCGACGATTGCCCGCCGCTCGATATCCTTGTTGTTCCCGGCGGCTGGGGAACGAGGGCGGAAATGAACAACGAGCGTCTCCTCGGCTGGCTTGCCGAGCGCGCAAAACAGGTTGAAACCCTCGCTTCGGTATGCACCGGCGCCCTGTTGCTCGGAAAGGCCGGCCTCCTCGACGGCAAGCGAGCGACAACGCATTGGCGCTCGCTTGCATGGATGCAGGAGCTGTTTCCGGAAACCCGCGTCGAGCGGCATCTGCATTTCGTTGAGGATGGCAACCTTTTCACCTCCGCAGGCATCTCCGCCGGCATCGATATGTCGCTGAAGGTAGTCGCCCGCCATTTCGGAGACGCCATTGCGAGGGCAACGGCCAGACAGATGGAATACCCGTTTCCGGAAAGCGATGCCCGGAGGATTTCCATAGATTGA